Proteins co-encoded in one Dreissena polymorpha isolate Duluth1 chromosome 12, UMN_Dpol_1.0, whole genome shotgun sequence genomic window:
- the LOC127854123 gene encoding synaptonemal complex protein 1-like, whose protein sequence is MQTQKEPFFKPLRNDHQSQEKTRQSKNVSLRQTEDLAVNSERLTSLHAKLHQEADRIRQWKYQTENDLKQKDRKIQETSQTIDTLRKSLLELQLQNESLSMTLQEETSNREDIVQRVTATRQMCAVLKDHLTRAENRIVSCESEKKEIQKMEADHKSICEGLTEKFQQLKFTSREECNKLNKQLHLARQESTDLKEELKRQSVEAEEQLKHLQEKLDEKNIEIRDIRTQIHKNNEKIHSQEKTIDSLKNSLQQLEKDLQASKEKNEMLFGEISDLKSNQTEVAEKLTCREGEITELTSRNSSLQAELETKTKQHADELQALHRELEQNKAQLNSKHNKVLFLEIDLEKARSVLEEVKSSKDMLIIEKAELENRLKELEMQNAQLLAQHQQNCEVIHQMSGSISELENQLTASQQEGASLMHQLSEIQRQLCSMQAEKCQLGERIRLYESDVLAKQTGILDLEKELAEKASHIVGLLEQIDMLQVQLASEQQNHQHSKSALNLTQTELGECKQDLNCKTKNISKLEQDVQKLTRDNMKLSEELEASKNIERDLRHYSFYSFFQYL, encoded by the exons ATGCAAACACAGAAAGAACCTTTCTTTAAACCACTAAGAAATGATCACCAAAGCCAAGAG aaaacaagACAGAGTAAAAATG TCAGTTTAAGACAGACTGAGGACCTTGCAGTGAATTCAGAGAGGCTCACATCATTGCATGCCAAGTTGCACCAGGAGGCAGATCGCATCAGGCAATGGAAATACCAAACAGAAAATGACCTCAAGCAAAAG GACAGGAAAATTCAGGAGACATCACAGACTATTGATACCTTGCGGAAGTCACTTTTGGAGCTCCAG CTGCAGAATGAGAGCCTCAGCATGACTCTGCAGGAAGAAACAAGCAACAGGGAGGACATTGTTCAAAG GGTGACAGCCACAAGACAGATGTGTGCTGTTCTTAAGGATCATCTGACGAGAGCTGAAAACAGAATTGTTAGCT GTGAATCAGAAAAGAAAGAAATACAAAAGATGGAAGCTGACCACAAGTCAATCTGTGAA GGTTTGACTGAGAAATTCCAACAACTGAAGTTTACTTCTAGAGAAGAATGCAATAAGCTCAACAAACAAT TGCATCTTGCTCGACAAGAGTCAACTGACCTGAAGGAGGAACTGAAGCGTCAGTCTGTTGAAGCAGAGGAACAG CTGAAACATCTTCAAGAAAAGCTTGATGAGAAGAACATTGAGATTAGAGACATACGGACACAGATCCACAAAAACAATGAGAAAATTCACAGCCAAGAAAAGACTATTG ATTCACTTAAAAATAGCTTACAACAGTTGGAAAAAGACTTGCAGGcatcaaaagaaaaaaatgaaatgcttTTTGGAGAAATCAGTGATTTAAAG AGCAACCAGACAGAGGTTGCAGAGAAGCTAACATGCCGTGAAGGGGAGATTACTGAGCTGACCTCAAGGAACTCGAGCCTGCAGGCAGAGTTGGAGACAAAAACCAAGCAGCATGCTGACGAGCTGCAGGCCTTGCACAGAGAGCTGGAGCAGAACAAGGCACAGCTCAACTCTAAACATAACAA AGTCCTGTTCCTGGAGATAGATCTAGAGAAGGCCAGGTCAGTTCTTGAGGAGGTCAAGAGTTCTAAAG ATATGTTGATCATTGAGAAGGCAGAGTTGGAAAATCGCCTCAAGGAGCTTGAAATGCAAAAT GCTCAGCTGTTAGCCCAACATCAGCAGAACTGTGAAGTGATCCACCAGATGAGCGGGTCTATCTCTGAGCTGGAGAACCAACTGACAGCCAGTCAGCAAGAGGGCGCTTCTCTCATG CATCAGCTGAGTGAAATCCAACGGCAGCTGTGTAGCATGCAGGCTGAGAAGTGTCAGCTGGGAGAGAGAATTAGGCTTTATGAGTCCGATGTACTCGCAAAACAG ACTGGTATCCTGGACCTGGAGAAGGAGCTGGCAGAGAAAGCCTCACACATTGTCGGCCTCCTAGAGCAGATTGACATGCTCCAGGTGCAATTGGCTTCAGAACA ACAAAACCATCAGCATTCAAAATCAGCTCTAAATCTGACGCAGACTGAGCTGGGAGAGTGTAAACAAGACTTGAATTGTAAAACAAAGAACATCAGTAAACTGGAACAAGATGTCCAG AAACTGACGAGAGACAACATGAAGCTGTCCGAAGAATTAGAAGCAAGCAAAAATATTGAAAGAGATTTAAGGCATTATAGTTTTTATTCTTTTTtccaatatttgtaa